The window CGAGGTAGAGGCCGTGGTGGTAGAGGGAGGGGAAGGACTAGAGGTGTATCTGGGTATGATATCTAATTGCATGCCTTCACTTTCAAAATTGATTGGTGACTCACTATGCATGAGAACCTAGTCCACTGCATGCTTTTATTTCAACACATCACAGAGGCTCCTTCTTTCTGTTGCTATGAGTTGGCCCTTCTATTGAGCACTATTGTTACCACAGTTTGTTAtcattctcttcttttctcatgCTGGGACCACAGGCCCATCACACATTTCTAGTTGAACTTCAAAGATATTGCCATTGATCTTGCATACCAATTGGGTGTAATAGGTGACACTGATCAACAAAATAGTTGAGGAGACATTATGATTTTGTCAATGAATTTTGAACAGAAAATTTGAGGGTTGGAGTTAGTACCTATTGCTTCCATAAGACAACTTTGTGTGTACATAAAAATGTGGTTTAAATAGCATTTTAGAAAGCTTGCAAATATCATGGGTACTTTAAGTAACAGAGCTTTTAGTAATGGCAGAAACTGAGTTGACTGGGACTTTAAATGATAACAAGAGATTGTTAAATTAATGAGCTATTGGTTCTGAACATGGTAGCATAcgataatattttatgaaaaggCAGTCACATTTTATTTCAGGGAATGGTTTTGTGTCTGCCGAGTATGAGGATGGTGGTTGGGATCGGAATCGTGGATATGCTAGGGGGAGGGGTCGAGGCAGAGGTCGTGGTTTCCGTGGCCGTGGAAGAGGTGGGTATAACGGCCCTCAGGTTGATGCTCAGCAGGATATGGGAGGCTACAATCAGGACCCTCCATTTCAAGGCCGCGGTAATGTTTCATTTAATTGCTTCATATATTCAtcagactttttttttaatagagttGCATTACTTTGTTGTTCCATTTagtttctttatatatattttcatcagAAACAACTACAATACAGTTTCATTGGTTTGGGCAGAGTGGACCATGTATTCTTGGTTATATGCTGGGAATGGGTGTTTGATGGGGTTCCTTTCTTTTGCCATTTGCTGACTCCTTGGGCCCAACCTGATGGAGTGCCTAATATCagtagaaatgaaaaaattataaaaataaaataaaattaaaaaggaacaCGAAAATCATATCTGACGTGACAGCATATACGACCAAATCTTTTGAAGGAAATAGGTGCAATAGAgaacttatatatatagatgctATTGTATGTTATAAAAAATGGTGCTGTTAAGAGGATAATACCGAGTTTTAGCAAAGAAGTAATGGCCTTTGAGACTTCCTCCCCGTACAAGACTAAGAGATTGGTATGTTTTACGGTCAGGTCTCTTAGAATAAGAGGTTTGCCTTCATCCTGGCACTAATCTGTCTGTGGCATTGTAGGTCGTGGTCGTGGGAGGGGAAATCGTGGAAGGGGTCGTGGTGCTAGATCTAATGGGCCGATCCATGCAACTGCCGGAGGCGCTTAACAGTCTCCCTTGAACGCAATCCCGAGTTTCGCTTTTATGAAGTGTTGGATGCCTGCTCCATTTCTATGTTTATCATCTATGTTTCTCTACTAATATTAATTGTAGGACATATCTATGTGTAACCATTATAGGCTAATATTAGAAGTTTGAGACTGCAGCCAGTTGTGGCAACTTTTTTCAtttgttgttccttttttttaagtCTTCTACATGGTTGTAGAAGTAGGTGAGATGCTTGACTAATTGTAACTTCTATTGTTGATTGAGCAGCacattcttttatttatctCTTTGAGAGAGTTTTTGGTTTCGAATGATTTTACCAAGTTGAGCATTAAAAGTTAACATGCATGTTAATGTGGGGCCTATTTTGACCGCGGGCAGACGCAGTTCGGTTCAGTAGAGGTGTTATGAATTATGTGGTCTGTTGTTGAATGGGTTGGAATTCTAACTGATCTGATAATATATGTATCAATATGCTTGCAGGAGGCTTTACTGTTGTCTATTGTAATGCAAAAGCCATGGGTATGTTAGGTCAAATCTTCCAATTTGGTGAAGTAAATACAAGGGCCAGTTTGATTGCGAGTTGCTTTCAGCAAggcttttattttctataatgaaaacaatgaatatgtgtAAATTGTAAAAATGTTCGCATTCTAGAACCCAcaaatcagttttttttttttttggggaaatTGTTCTATTTGTAGGAATTGGTTTTTGAGAAGGCCTTTTTTGTTTGTCAAATACTTTTgtttaaacattttttctatTGTGTAAAtggagaacaattttttattaatccgCCAAACAGGTCTTCAGAAATTCTATAAATAgggctgctgctgctgctgctgttgtcATCATTGTCAATTCTATTGGTTGATTTCCTTGGATCCCTTGGTGACTGACTACCTTCTGCTTCTTTTTGTATAAATATCCTCTTGTAGAGCCGTGCAGAACCACACAGGCTGCTTAGTGCCATCACTTGCCCTCCATCGACTCTCTTTCGATATTTTCTTCTCCCTCAAAGTTCTACAGGTACTACAATGGAAATGAATGAAGATATTATCATTGTGGGTGCTGGAATAGGGGGCCTGACCACATGTTTAGGACTTCACAGGTACAACAACTGTCTGATCTCTGTGGTGATTACCATGATATTTCTAAATGGGTCGTCAGTTCATGATTAGAGACGGTGGTTTCTTTGGCtgtaaattattaattaaaactcaTAATTTTGCAGGTTGGGGTTGCGGAGCTTGGTTTTGGAATCATCAGACAGCTTGAGAGTTACAGGATTTGCACTCACAACATGGAAGAATGCTTGGAGGGCATTGGATGCTGTAGGCGTCGGTGATTCCATCAGACAACAGCATATGCAAATTCAGGGGTACTGACTTTGCCACCCTTTTCTTCAGCCATGAAGAAAATCTACTTATATATCTAATTTCTTCCTTTATCTAATTTATGTTtcaaagttttgttttttcaatatatatttttttcatttatgggTGTGTGTTAATTAGAATACAGCACTAGTAGTAATTGCTCACTTGGTGCTGCAGGCTCCAGGTTTTTTCTACAATTTCTGGACAGCCTACTTCAGAGATCTCATTCGGAGGCAAATGGTGAGTAAATTTAGTAAAAGTTATTGCTGGTGATACTTAAGTGCTTGTTTgaccattattttttaaaatggttttctattttctagaaaaaaaaaatcgaaaaatacaattaaaaaatagggtattttagataatatttttttaattattttatgttattttcacttttttttttttaggactttaaaaaataataatgcaaacatttagaatgatttaaaataaaatattagacataaaaatcatatttaaaatattaaaaatattttagatttttaagcaaacttttattttacaaaatatacttatttcaaaaattatttttctactttaaaAAGCATGCATCAAACAACccttaattgtttgttttttctccaCAGGCTCCCTGTTTGAGGACGGCAAAGTCATAAATACTAAATATTGGTCGTAGTTAGAAGTTGAATTTTAACAGTTTCGCAGGGTGTGATAGGATTTGCGAGAATCACCTAATTCTAAGTTGGAGTTTCATTTCATCTTTAATTGCAACTCCTCTTCTGGTTTTTCAATTCTAGTAAGATAGATTTGGTTGAGACTGTTGAGTCCATCATCGTCAACAATTGCCAGCAGTCACTGTCGGCTCCCACTAGTCACGGCCTACCATTGtttaccttttatttatttatttttttatgttgataTTTTGGACAGAGGTACTGAATTATTGATTGTCCGAACCTAGTGCAGTCTTATTTGACCTTTTATATTGGAAATGGTATATCTCTGTGTTCCAAACCAGCCACAAAAATAAGTATTCCGTTACCTGCCTTGAAATTATCTTAAGAGTTGGGACATGATGCAGGGGAATCCATGAAATTCGCTGTGTAAGAAGGAAGGTGCTACTTGAAACCCTAGAGAGGGAGTTGCCTCGTGGCAGTATCAGGTATTCCTCCAAGGTGGTTTCCATCCAGGAATCAGGATACTACAAAACCGTGCACCTTGCAGATGGCTCCGTCCTGAAAACTAAGGTAAACTCATCCCGGACTGCGCATGAAATTAGACCTAATGAAAGgggtttttactttttagtaGCATGTGGTTTACTATCATATAAATTACCTTGATAGTGTTTGTTGAATGTCAAAAACAGTGCTTGAAGGTTGGTTAATCACAGTTTTTAATTGTGTGGGTGTTTGgtaatattaataaattgacTAAAgtgtattttaagttaaattattaatttaaaatttattatttattttttattttaagtattaagatggtttggtaaaattaatttaaaatttattttaagttattaaattattgtatttgccttcattaattataattaatatttattatcattaattttaattaatatttatttttattaattttaaatattattttttaattaaatatttatatttaaagtattgtaaatatataagataactttaaaatatttattataaagaaTAAGTTAtggatattaaatatattctcatgtagataaataaaataataaatatttaaaatttagaataaattaattattttgatttaatatttaaaattatgatattaaattattttatcaaatatatttaatttatttaataagttaagttattaaattacttttgagtcattaaaaatgatttatcaaacaatcgTGTAGGGAATAAAACTTTCCGACTTCAAGTGGTGGTTGAAAGTTAAATAACTTAAATCTAACTTTTAAACGGCAACTTTTAAGGGTGTAAAAGTTGTacttgcttatttttaaaatatagtgcCCAAAGCACAATTAAAGTAGAGCCTAAGCTAAAAGCAAAAATTGAAAGCTATCCATACGGACTACAGAGCTCTAGTAATCCTactttgtttttgaattttaaggTGTTAATCGGCTGCGATGGAGTTAATTCACTTGTGGCGAATTGGCTGGGTCTTGACAAACCGGTTGATTCCGGGCGTTCAGCCGTTAGAGGCCTTGTGGAGTTCCCAGATGGTCATGGATTGGAGCCCAAATTCCGTCAACACTTTGGAAATGGCGTTCGCCATGGTGTTATACCGTGTGGCCCCACTACCTTGTATTGGTTTCTCACTTTTGCTCCATCTGTCCACGGTAAGCCAGTCCATCCATGGAACtcttttttttaactcttagCCGCCACCCTAAACTCATAAATATTCAATTCTGATTTCGTTCTCTTTTTACTCCGTGTGTGGTTGTATACGAGCATGCAGGCGTAGACACTGAGGAAATGGATCAGAACCCAGCTAAGATGAAGGATTTTGTATTGAGTAAGCTTGGGAAAGTGCCCCAACATATAGAAAATGTGTTTGAGAAAACTGCATTGGACTGTATGTCCTGCTCTCCATTAAAGTTTAGGCTACCATGGAAAATAGCAACAGGCCATATCTACAAGGGCAATGTTTGTGTAGCAGGCGACGCGCTTCACCCGATGACACCTGATATCGGACAAGGGGGATGCTCTGCGATGGAAGATGGCGTTGTTCTGGCGAGGTGCCTTGGAGAAGTCTTACTGAGAAAACCCACCAGGGAAGATGGAGAAGGAAAAGATGAGGAATGTTACAAGAGGATCAGCGAGGGATTGGAGAAGTATGCAAAAGAGAGGAGATGGAGAAGTTTCAAGCTGATCACTACTGCATATGTGGTGGGTCTCATACAGGAGAGTGACTGGAAAGTGGTGAGATTCTTGAGAGACAAGTTTCTGTCGGGATTCTTGGCTAACCTCTTCTTGAGGATGGGTGATTTTGATTGCGGGCAACTCAGCATTTCTTAATGTTTGCTTTGGTGTACTGTATAAAAACTAGTCAGATATTGATCCATGTTGGTCCAATCAGCAATAAAAGATTACAGAAACCATATAGGCATATGTACGTGGAAATGGGAAATGGGAATGAATGTTTTGTTTCCATTCCCATTCCTCCTTAAATAAGAATGGATTGGAAGGAATAAGAATGGATTTTGAGGATTCCAAATCTTCATTGAATAagaatgaatttaattattCCAATCCTTGCATTTGGATGTATTTGGGAATTTAAGGTTGGagtaattattgtttttttaatttaatgttaaaatatttatttccatttttaaaaaacctttcacactttgtatagtttttaaaataatttcaattcttgcatttgaaCGTATTTAGgagtgttagaaaaattaggttaatccaacctatggtaatcactcTAGAGGGGAGGGGGTGGGGTGAAAAagataatggttttttttttacaaatttaaactaagtgaatgtaagagacaaatatatacaagtatataataaaacaatataaatacaatttgcatataaaataaaagagtatggaagagagaatgcaaacataagattttatagtggtttggcgcAACCCGACCtatatccactctcctctaacttcaatattaagcttgaggttccactaattcaagactttcaaaccaaaccttcaagcaatacaattggattatggttccaatccattTTTTTGGACTTTTGGCTTCAAGCACCTTTTACAAACCTCAAGAGATATCTCACTTTTGAACCCCTCAaatgataccccacacttgagaatcttcctttcaaagatatacaaataattgatctcacaaaattctagtacaaaaactttaagttcaaataatataagaaaattaggattgaatgATGCACTAAATATATGGaagttttaaaacaatggtgcactcaaaacactcttccaatgctcaaatatattcaagaaaggtttatgAAGGTTAAACTCATGAAACAATGAggattataacatttttataaaagaaaaaagccaaactagctgTTGGGGGTTCAACAAGTCGAGCTGGGGGTTGACCGATTGACTAGTCGTTAGCATTTAATACTTgacaggtgaccgttggacctcgaccggacctcaactgGACCTCGATCGTATCTCAACCAATTAAGGTTCAACCTTGATCGGTTGAATAACAGTTCTACAAGAAAGAGAGTTTTTTGCACATTCAACcagttgagctgggggtcgacccgGACCTCGACCGATTGAGCTGGGGATTGACCCAGACCTAGACCGGTTGAGTTGGCGGTCAACCGATTCCTCATCCGGTTTAACCGGTTGAGctgtttttggctcaacaaccaactttttcaacttaaaacattttaaaacaagtttgaaaaacatttgacacaatgttttagttgaaaacgtgaaatcatctaatttttaaaatatttaaaacaaaataactcttagatgattttggtgcataagtaaagaatgtaatgcatgaaaatcctagttcaccaacaaccttacaaaaagatcttatgaagtttgggttttgaaaaacacttttctttgaggtcttcttcttcttcatgatttctttttgacttgatttgtctttgtaattgccactttggaaatcgtcttgcctaatcacacttgaaatataattattagttctaaaccttgttttgttatcattaaaaccgagattaatcaaaccttggtttcacaagaAGTTTAAGGttggaataattatttttttttaaatttcaatattaaaatatttattttcatttctaaaaaacCTCTCACACATggcatagttttttttttttttttgttgaaaaagacTATTTTgatgtgtgatttaaaaacaattttgttttaaaattttatactatTGTTTGATATTCttgagaaacattttttaaaaacaaagtaagaagtttaataatttttaaagataatttgaaacttaaaagtatatatataatgactataaaaattaataaacataattaatgttttattttttttaataaatcttctaatttataagaataatttgaaattcaaaaattgattaattaattatagattaaataaaaaaatttcagaataattttttttgcaataCAATGTCCTTACTTGAGTACTAAAGTTATgacatataatgaaaattttgactcatttataccttaaaaattatttttttaattcatttaaaataaaatagtattaacaattattgattttaaattattattatttatttttaataaaataaatcaattatgctttgATAAGATATTAATATCCACATTTTTATAATGTGAAACTaatgtttggttaatcttggttttgatgataacaaaataaggtttagaactaatgattatatttcaagtgtgattaagcaatatgatttccaaagtggcaatcacaaagacaaatcaagttaaagagaaatcatgaagaaaaaaaccacctcaaagaaaaatgtttttcaagacccaagtttTATAAGATCTCTTTACGAGGTTGTTGGTGTACTAGGATTTTCAtacattacattctttacttatgtaccgaaatcatccaagagttattttgttttaaatatttttaaaattgaatgatttcatgttttcaactaaaactttgtgtcaaatatttttcaaaattgtttaaaaggttCTAAGTTAAAAAAGTTGGTTTTTTGAGCCAAAAACGACTCAACTGATTGAACCGGATGAGGAATCGGTCGACTGCCAGCTCAACCGGTCAAAGGGTATGAACAGTAACTGGTCGATCGccagctcaaccggtcaaggGTATAaacagtaaccggtcgaccCTCAGCTCAACTGATCGAGGGtgcaaaaaaatttctttttattccagaacggttgttcaaccggttgaggtccggtcgaggttcaacggtcacctgccaagcattaaatgctaacggctagtcaatcggtcgacccccagctctaCTGGtagaacccccaacggctagtttggttttttttcttctataaaaaggctccaatctttattgttttaagagtttaaccttcccaaacctttcttgaatatatttgagccttgaaagagtgtttttgagtgcaccattgttctaaaacttgcatatctttagtgcaccattcaatcatagttttcttatataatttaagcttaaagtttttgtactaagattttgtgagatcatttatttttaaatctttgaaaTGAAGTTTCTTAAGTGTgtggtatcacttgaggggttattCAAGAGTgtgatatctcttgagaagtgtaaagggtgcttggagccaaaagtccaagagggtgaattggaaccataatccatttgtattgcttgaaggcttggtttggaaaccttaaattagtggaacctcaagctagGGATTGAAGCCAGATGAGAGTgaatgtaggccgggttgcaccgaactactataaaatcttgtgtttgcattctctcttccctactcttttaatttatatgcaattgtctttatattgtttattatatatttgcatataattgtctcttacattcacatagtttaaatttgcaaaaagagactatcatcctattcacccccctttagggtgattaccatatgttgaattaacctaatttttctaacatataatatttgtgaaaatataatttatgattttattataatactaatattcatattttatttaaaaatatttatattttaatttatttataattacaaaacttTCTTTATAATAGGACTTGAATTAAAGTTAGTTTATATCAATGTATCATATAAATAGaatttacttcttttttattttttatttatttttacacaatctaaataaaaaaattttaaaaaataatttatcaaaaaaagtttttgattttAAACATTTGTAAAATGATTTTACAAATAAGTTATACTAGGAAATCAAAATACCTTGTAATAATAGATGAattgaaatatcatttataagtgaagtttctttttctttgaaatcattCTTGATTTTATTACCAATCTcacttaaattatttaaatgggGAATGGAtaagaaaaggaatgaaaacACATTCTCAATTCTCATTCCTACTTATCAAATATCTTAAAGAATTCATCATTTGGGATTTTGATtgaaattgtttatttatttatttatttattattattattattattattaatttaaagaataaaattcaatttgaaaattttaaatatgtataataaattttttgatcTACCaagataattttgtttatttttctaggTTCCTAAGAAGTAGAAGACTCTAAAAAGCatttactaaaaatttattttgaaaacatattttagaaaaaCTTTTTTACTCCAAATTTGGTTAATGTATTTTGAATTTGCAAaactatttttatgtttttagaaaaaaagacatttttcaaaAGAGGCTcttttaagttgactttaagtttaaattatacttaatatatttacttaaaacttattatttaattcttactttacatattaaagttatttgataaaattaatttaaaatctattttaaatcatcaaattaacatatttatccttataaattattattagggTAAAAGAGATTGAGTAACAATAGAGATTGTGGATTATTAAAATCTATCATTGAagtaattaaaacaaatgagaagaaaaatgtaaaatgaaaatgtggatttaaaaacaaattaattgtttttacttattactgaaaattattttttactttaagtcatatcatcaagttattttaccaaacatacttaatttatttaataacttaatttattaagttattaagttggtttacccaagacataagttttaaaaaattaagcaaaaattcagtttaatataaaggaaaataatattcatcatgtgaaaaatgacatttttacaatgaaaaaaaaaaaagaagagaaaaagataaaGGAGAATGAATTTTCAACCAAGCATAGCAGGATCAGAGGAATTTCCTTCGGATGAATTAGGCTGGGCTCGACCAACCGAACCAATAATTATCCATTGGTTTTGGCCTGATTTTGTGGATGCTAGCCCACAGCCCAACAGTCCCAACAGGCCCAACAGCCCAAGGCAAActcattgttttttcattttcggTTCCATGATCTTCTCACTAAATAGTTTTTCCTCTCTTTGTTCCTTTTTACTTGCAGAGAAAGAAAACAGAGCAGCAAAGCACAGTTGCTCCAAACCCTAGGTTTTCTGCATCGGACTTACCCCAGATTTGTAAGTGGTCTCTTCAGATTCGTTGTTCAGCAATTTCTCACCCTTTGCTTCCACGATAGTGCgcaagaactaaaaaaaatgctttttattttttattttttaattttttctcttgatttttcatttaatgttccttttggttgctaagaaatcgtaggaaaagaaaaggaaatttggAATTCTTATTTAACTGCTATTGCAATCTCCCGTTTTCTCAGCAGTCAAATGGTCGGTTTTAAGTCGTTTTATTTTTTCGATCTCGGCAGGGTTTAGAGAAGATGACTCAAGATGTGGAAATGAAAGACCGTACAGCTCCTTCGAACTCTGTTTCTTCCACTGGTCCATCCACTTTGCACCGTAAGTACAGACTTAAGATTATCtgtattcattttaaattatatgctaCGTTTAATCACCGCGATTTGGTAGGAATAAAcagaaacaaattcaaaatttgaatattaggTATTTGATTATTTGGGACCTACatctaaaaatgatttctacTGTGACCTACatctaaaaatgatttctacTGTGCCtgatgtgattttattttattttttcaactaagttgaaagttcttttcttttccttaactTCAAACAGAGGATTAggattttttgttcatttgtttcCTCGTTATTTGGGATGTAGAGTTGAAGGAGATAGCATCACTCATCGAGACGGGTTCATACACCAAAGAGGTGCGGAGAATTGTGCGAGCTATTCGCCTCACGATGGCATTGAGGAGGAAGCTGAAGGTGCCAGTGCTCTCTGCCTTTCTTGATTTCGCTCTTGTGCCACTTTCTGAAGCCCACTCCAGGTTGTCTGCGTATCTTCCCAAAGTAAGTGAGCCTTCAAGTGTCTTGGTTCTCTggtatttttcatataattttgtATTGTTTCTGTAAGTTTTTCCATATATCAATGTTATTACCATCACTGTAGATGTGTAGATTGATGTTGTTAGTCATAATGAGTGTTTGGGGTAACCCAAAAATTAGGCTAGATTAAGATGATATGGTATTGTATTCAGTGAAACAAAGGCAATCATGTGCACTAGCCTTTTGTGATATGAAATACTTATATTTTGAGACTGGAGGAATATTTTTCATGCTTACTTTAGAAGAGCAAAATCTATCTGATTCTAGAGGACTTGGAGGATCAGATGGAAAATTCTCAGTCTGTAAGGAGATGGATTAGTTGAAGGTAGGTAAATTATGTTACGTGCTCTTCAGCTGATTGCCTTAGCTACATTAtggtatgaaaaatataaggTTGGATGCCTTAGCCCTTCTGCTGGGGGGAAAATCCCACAGCATCATTGGGTATACAAGTGATGTATGGATCTAAGGTTTGACTGCAGTTCAATACAGTAACTATGCTAGTAGTTTTGGATGGTCATCCAAAACACCCCAAGCAAGGATTTCAAATACTAATTAGCAAGATGATGGCTCAATTGTTGGTTTCCTGGAGGATTTGAAGTGCTTGAACCATTCATACATCTGCAACATGTGGTGGGAAGAAGTGGCATATGTTCCAGTGATTAATGAGTCCTTGAGGCCCAGCTCAAGTGGTAAGGAGTTGTGGGAGGATTCAGATTTAAGTCACAGTGTGGGgaataaaaaaagagtttacctatcattaaaagaaaaggttttAGTGATTACCAAGTTAATTTCTTTAGGTACTGCACAGTTGCCCTTAGCCCTGCCCAAAAGGCTTGAAGTAATTTCTGACTTTTTTCTGAGAATGGCAGGTTTGCCTCAGGTGTTACCTGTATAGTTGATGATAGAATAAGTTTCTATAAATGTGATCCGTCCATGTATAG is drawn from Vitis riparia cultivar Riparia Gloire de Montpellier isolate 1030 chromosome 18, EGFV_Vit.rip_1.0, whole genome shotgun sequence and contains these coding sequences:
- the LOC117906658 gene encoding monooxygenase 2-like — protein: MWSVVEWVGILTDLIIYVSICLQEALLLSIVMQKPWSRAEPHRLLSAITCPPSTLFRYFLLPQSSTGTTMEMNEDIIIVGAGIGGLTTCLGLHRLGLRSLVLESSDSLRVTGFALTTWKNAWRALDAVGVGDSIRQQHMQIQGLQVFSTISGQPTSEISFGGKWGIHEIRCVRRKVLLETLERELPRGSIRYSSKVVSIQESGYYKTVHLADGSVLKTKVLIGCDGVNSLVANWLGLDKPVDSGRSAVRGLVEFPDGHGLEPKFRQHFGNGVRHGVIPCGPTTLYWFLTFAPSVHGVDTEEMDQNPAKMKDFVLSKLGKVPQHIENVFEKTALDCMSCSPLKFRLPWKIATGHIYKGNVCVAGDALHPMTPDIGQGGCSAMEDGVVLARCLGEVLLRKPTREDGEGKDEECYKRISEGLEKYAKERRWRSFKLITTAYVVGLIQESDWKVVRFLRDKFLSGFLANLFLRMGDFDCGQLSIS